The following are from one region of the Mangifera indica cultivar Alphonso chromosome 14, CATAS_Mindica_2.1, whole genome shotgun sequence genome:
- the LOC123196673 gene encoding uncharacterized protein LOC123196673, giving the protein METEVVRRRVHTIAGHFVAPTNDDIISSTTRLLPMNCSSFNSVIQRYDNRMYFARQASSSQGCFMRPSSSEQSSCKASEAPLSARPSLPLKCSGLTNDGSCNTSEAPLFARPARTELNNANLSQIKHQVQDCKLFTPDMSKFSKQDRRIGPKEQFHLKKNTYFSGSNGVSRMDVRELGLNYVVIMEIPGVGINDIRVEVDDQNLTVKAKRPNKHWKVTGHPNGAYHRREYREEPYQVVWPIPSDVNKDSISAEFLNGFLQIIIPKL; this is encoded by the exons ATGGAGACTGAAGTCGTGAGAAGAAGAGTCCACACGATTGCAGGCCACTTTGTAGCACCCACTAATGACGATATTATCTCTTCCACCACCCGTCTTCTTCCAAtg AACTGCAGCAGTTTCAACTCTGTGATCCAAAGGTATGATAACAGAATGTATTTTGCACGTCAAGCGTCCAGTTCTCAAGGTTGTTTCATGAGGCCAAGTTCAAGTGAACAG AGTTCTTGCAAAGCTTCTGAAGCACCACTGTCTGCTAGGCCTTCTCTTCCCCTTAAATGCTCTGGACTCACAAACGATGGCTCTTGCAATACTTCTGAAGCACCATTATTTGCTAGACCTGCAAGGACAGAACTAAACAATGCTAATTTATCACAAATCAAACATCAGGTGCAGGATTGCAAATTATTCACCCCTGATATGTCTAAGTTTTCTAAACAAGATAGAAGAATTGGTCCGAAAGAGCAATtccatttgaagaaaaatacatatttttctgGATCTAACG GAGTTTCAAGGATGGATGTAAGAGAATTGGGACTCAATTATGTCGTGATCATGGAAATCCCAGGTGTTGGCATCAATGACATTAGAGTGGAAGTTGATGACCAAAA CTTAACCGTGAAGGCAAAACGTCCCAACAAGCATTGGAAAGTAACGGGTCATCCGAATGGCGCATATCACAGGAGAGAATACAGGGAAGAGCCATACCAGGTCGTGTGGCCGATTCCTTCAGATGTGAACAAAGACAGTATCTCAGCTGAGTTTCT AAATGGATTCCTACAAATCATTATTCCCAAACTTTGA